In one Culex quinquefasciatus strain JHB chromosome 2, VPISU_Cqui_1.0_pri_paternal, whole genome shotgun sequence genomic region, the following are encoded:
- the LOC6031209 gene encoding FUN14 domain-containing protein 1 isoform X1: MSDNKSKKNETNKEIITMSDAAGVLDRWVGDVSKKSATKQILIGAGSGWATGYITMKVGKAAAVAVGGGIILLQIANQQGYITIDWNKINKKVDKVTDKVEEAVTGQGPSWADKAERFVDRKLNQAEDALKQKSKKAKKWYTNLIGDESGCKLNDLHVFVCAFAAGVAIGIGTA; encoded by the exons ATGAGCGATAACAAGTCCAAAAAGAACGAAACAAACAAGGAAATCATCACCATGAGCGACGCTGCCGGAGTTTTGGACCGCTGGGTCGGCGATGTGAGCAAGAAGTCGGCCACCAAACAGATTCTCATCGGTGCCGGAAGTGGATG GGCAACCGGTTACATCACGATGAAGGTTGGCAAGGCGGCCGCAGTGGCCGTCGGCGGTGGCATCATTCTGCTGCAAATTGCCAACCAGCAGGGGTACATCACGATAGATTGGAACAAGATTAATAAGAAAGTCGACAAGGTAACGGACAAGGTCGAGGAGGCAGTCACCGGGCAGGGTCCGAGCTGGGCCGATAAG GCCGAGCGTTTCGTGGACCGCAAGCTGAACCAGGCCGAGGACGCGCTGAAGCAAAAGTCCAAGAAGGCCAAAAAATGGTACACCAACCTGATCGGGGACGAGTCCGGCTGCAAGCTGAACGATCTGCAcgtgtttgtgtgtgccttcGCTGCCGGCGTTGCGATCGGCATTGGAACCGCTTAG
- the LOC6031209 gene encoding FUN14 domain-containing protein 2 isoform X2, whose amino-acid sequence MSDNKSKKNETNKEIITMSDAAGVLDRWVGDVSKKSATKQILIGAGSGWATGYITMKVGKAAAVAVGGGIILLQIANQQGYITIDWNKINKKVDKVTDKVEEAVTGQGPSWADKVIRVAKENTYLASGFLGGFLIGMASS is encoded by the exons ATGAGCGATAACAAGTCCAAAAAGAACGAAACAAACAAGGAAATCATCACCATGAGCGACGCTGCCGGAGTTTTGGACCGCTGGGTCGGCGATGTGAGCAAGAAGTCGGCCACCAAACAGATTCTCATCGGTGCCGGAAGTGGATG GGCAACCGGTTACATCACGATGAAGGTTGGCAAGGCGGCCGCAGTGGCCGTCGGCGGTGGCATCATTCTGCTGCAAATTGCCAACCAGCAGGGGTACATCACGATAGATTGGAACAAGATTAATAAGAAAGTCGACAAGGTAACGGACAAGGTCGAGGAGGCAGTCACCGGGCAGGGTCCGAGCTGGGCCGATAAG GTGATACGGGTGGCTAAAGAAAATACCTATCTTGCCTCCGGCTTTCTCGGTGGTTTCCTGATCGGTATGGCTTCCTCGTAA
- the LOC6031208 gene encoding L-xylulose reductase, with the protein MNNSLKDKTIVVTGAGQGIGNELCKTLASLGAKVVAVSRSAGPLEALKAECPTIETISVDLSDWNATRAALAKIDRADGLVNNAGIAIIKPYDQLTEKDFDDTFNINIKAAFNVSQIMIPKMPEGSSIVNLSSLAALKGFMGHSVYTMTKAALDGMTKSLAIELGPKKIRVNSVNPTVILTRMGRDNWSDPVKADPLKSKIPLGRFGEVNEVVEPIVFLLSETSSYINGQCLAVEGGYLAGN; encoded by the exons ATGAACAACTCCCTAAAAGACAAGACAATTGTTGTAACCGGTGCCGGACAGG GCATCGGCAACGAGCTGTGCAAAACACTGGCCAGTTTGGGTGCCAAGGTGGTCGCCGTATCACGATCAGCCGGTCCTTTGGAGGCCCTCAAAGCCGAGTGTCCAACGATCGAAACGATCTCGGTTGATTTGAGCGATTGGAATGCCACTAGGGCGGCACTGGCAAAGATTGACCGAGCGGATGGTTTGGTGAACAACGCTGGAATTGCTATCATCAAGCCGTACGATCAACTGACCGAGAAGGACTTTGATGA CACATTCAACATTAACATCAAGGCTGCGTTCAATGTATCGCaaataatgatcccgaaaaTGCCCGAAGGTTCGAGTATCGTGAATCTTTCGTCGCTGGCCGCTTTGAAGGGCTTTATGGGTCACTCGGTGTACACCATGACCAAGGCGGCTCTGGACGGAATGACCAAGAGTTTGGCCATCGAGCTCGGCCCGAAGAAGATTCGCGTCAACAGTGTCAACCCGACGGTGATTCTAACGCGCATGGGACGTGATAACTGGAGCGATCCCGTGAAGGCCGATCCGTTGAAGTCGAAGATACCGCTCGGGCGGTTTGGGGAGGTGAACGAAGTTGTGGAACCGATTGTGTTTCTGCTGAGCGAAACCTCGTCCTACATCAACGGGCAGTGCCTGGCAGTCGAAGGTGGTTATTTGGCTGGAAATTGA
- the LOC6031207 gene encoding transcription factor A, mitochondrial, with amino-acid sequence MQMSVLSRLFSSTRLWTTNIRSPGLCSGLKTSAAGGGETATLPVKPKRPVNAYIRFLQSIRPALKSKNPKASPTEISKLAAAQWQVLDLANKSKLEVEYKKDQAVWLQQNAKYLSQLTDEQKEEIRQSRVEKSEEKAKREHRKRVKDLGKPKRPLNGFLLYCQDQKPKNLTRDENRSQIKSLSEQWSKLSETQKEPYQRRAADAVAKYREDMLKWEEKMIAQDNMDVVRRKNVLIPPPAKDAAPPTKSSKAASAAAKPRPQ; translated from the exons ATGCAGATGAGCGTCCTGTCGCGGTTGTTTAGTTCCACGCGCCTGTGGACCACCAACATCCG CTCGCCCGGTTTATGTTCCGGACTGAAAACCTCCGCCGCTGGTGGTGGGGAAACGGCGACCCTTCCCGTCAAGCCAAAACGTCCGGTGAACGCCTACATAAGATTCCTCCAGAGCATTCGGCCCGCGCTGAAGTCCAAAAATCCGAAAGCATCCCCCACGGAGATCTCCAAGCTGGCAGCCGCCCAGTGGCAAGTGCTGGATCTGGCCAACAAGAGCAAGCTCGAAGTGGAGTACAAGAAGGATCAAGCTGTTTGGCTGCAACAGAACGCTAAATATCTGAGCCAGCTGACCGAcgagcagaaggaggaaatccGCCAGTCGCGGGTTGAGAAATCCGAAGAGAAGGCCAAACGCGAACACCGCAAGCGCGTCAAAGACCTGGGCAAACCAAAGCGACCGTTGAACGGGTTCCTGCTGTACTGCCAGGACCAGAAGCCAAAGAACCTCACCCGGGACGAGAACCGATCCCAGATCAAGTCCCTCTCGGAGCAGTGGTCCAAGCTGAGCGAAACCCAGAAGGAACCTTACCAACGGCGAGCGGCCGATGCCGTGGCCAAGTACCGCGAAGACATGCTCAAGTGGGAGGAAAAGATGATCGCCCAGGACAACATGGACGTCGTTCGCCGGAAGAACGTGTTGATTCCACCGCCAGCGAAGGACGCCGCTCCGCCGACCAAGTCCTCGAAGGCCGCCTCCGCCGCAGCAAAGCCACGCCCCCAATAG
- the LOC6031205 gene encoding uncharacterized protein LOC6031205 isoform X2 has product MAEPQQQQEPEQPKAATSPADQMAARREARRKRILENSNNRLTKITGREHNEPVAEPKVQPPDEIYPDPEDERDVYQQPELSPFVPPLGFPPAGIPNGDIFSLLNSFSQAQPNGFPSGMPFGNMADLPPPGTAGASRPPPVPETRLVKFLRTKIHIALLAILVYLLFATGQQHWIGGSVFVLLLGWETVEMLLLKTYEPQASFLDVVFLLGGIPKRYSQFLLKLTQTINKVLKDVAFFVFFFVATHLLWSRLVLGIEFSYVLGYDQLDQPIAS; this is encoded by the exons ATGGCAGAACCACAACAACAGCAGGAACCGGAACAACCAAAAGCGGCCACCTCACCAGCAGACCAGATGGCAGCTCGTCGCGAGGCCCGGCGGAAACGAATCCTGGAAAACTCGAACAATCGCCTGACCAAAATAACGGGACGGGAGCACAACGAGCCGGTCGCAG AACCGAAGGTGCAACCTCCAGACGAAATCTATCCGGATCCGGAGGATGAACGAGATGTCTACCAGCAGCCGGAGCTCAGCCCGTTTGTTCCTCCGCTGGGTTTTCCTCCGGCAGGCATCCCCAACGGGGACATTTTCTCCCTGTTGAACTCCTTCAGCCAGGCACAACCGAATGGATTCCCGAGTGGAATGCCCTTTGGAAATATGGCAGATTTACCACCTCCAGGGACCGCAGGTGCCAGCAGACCTCCTCCCGTGCCGGAAACCCGACTGGTCAAGTTCCTCCGGACGAAGATTCACATTGCCTTGCTAGCGATCTTGGTGTACTTGCTGTTTGCCACCGGCCAGCAGCACTGGATCGGAGGGAGCGTCTTCGTCCTGCTGCTGGGCTGGGAAACGGTCGAGATGCTGCTGCTGAAAACGTACGAACCGCAGGCGTCATTTCTGGACGTGGTGTTCCTGCTCGGGGGCATCCCGAAGCGGTACTCCCAGTTCCTTCTGAAATTGACTCAGACCATCAACAAGGTTCTGAAGGACGTGGcctttttcgtgtttttcttcGTCGCGACCCATCTGCTGTGGAGCCGGCTCGTGCTTGGAATCGAGTTCAGCTACGTGCTCGGGTACGACCAGCTGGACCAACCCATCGCGTCCTAA
- the LOC6031205 gene encoding uncharacterized protein LOC6031205 isoform X1 — protein sequence MAEPQQQQEPEQPKAATSPADQMAARREARRKRILENSNNRLTKITGREHNEPVAEEPKVQPPDEIYPDPEDERDVYQQPELSPFVPPLGFPPAGIPNGDIFSLLNSFSQAQPNGFPSGMPFGNMADLPPPGTAGASRPPPVPETRLVKFLRTKIHIALLAILVYLLFATGQQHWIGGSVFVLLLGWETVEMLLLKTYEPQASFLDVVFLLGGIPKRYSQFLLKLTQTINKVLKDVAFFVFFFVATHLLWSRLVLGIEFSYVLGYDQLDQPIAS from the exons ATGGCAGAACCACAACAACAGCAGGAACCGGAACAACCAAAAGCGGCCACCTCACCAGCAGACCAGATGGCAGCTCGTCGCGAGGCCCGGCGGAAACGAATCCTGGAAAACTCGAACAATCGCCTGACCAAAATAACGGGACGGGAGCACAACGAGCCGGTCGCAG AAGAACCGAAGGTGCAACCTCCAGACGAAATCTATCCGGATCCGGAGGATGAACGAGATGTCTACCAGCAGCCGGAGCTCAGCCCGTTTGTTCCTCCGCTGGGTTTTCCTCCGGCAGGCATCCCCAACGGGGACATTTTCTCCCTGTTGAACTCCTTCAGCCAGGCACAACCGAATGGATTCCCGAGTGGAATGCCCTTTGGAAATATGGCAGATTTACCACCTCCAGGGACCGCAGGTGCCAGCAGACCTCCTCCCGTGCCGGAAACCCGACTGGTCAAGTTCCTCCGGACGAAGATTCACATTGCCTTGCTAGCGATCTTGGTGTACTTGCTGTTTGCCACCGGCCAGCAGCACTGGATCGGAGGGAGCGTCTTCGTCCTGCTGCTGGGCTGGGAAACGGTCGAGATGCTGCTGCTGAAAACGTACGAACCGCAGGCGTCATTTCTGGACGTGGTGTTCCTGCTCGGGGGCATCCCGAAGCGGTACTCCCAGTTCCTTCTGAAATTGACTCAGACCATCAACAAGGTTCTGAAGGACGTGGcctttttcgtgtttttcttcGTCGCGACCCATCTGCTGTGGAGCCGGCTCGTGCTTGGAATCGAGTTCAGCTACGTGCTCGGGTACGACCAGCTGGACCAACCCATCGCGTCCTAA